The genomic DNA CCTTCCGCTACGAATGGCGCCCCTCCGCGGGACTCAGCGACGCGGCCGCGGCGCGGCCGCGCGCGACACCGGATGCGAGCACGACGTACATACTCACGGTGACGAACAAGGATGGCTGCACCGCGGTCGACAGTACGCGTGTACATGTGAATCCGCGCCCAACCCCGAGCATCGAGGCGAGCGCGCCCCTGGCTCTGTGTGAAGGACAGCCGCTGACACTCGACGCCGGCCCCGGCTTCGCGGAGTACCGCTGGAGCGACGGCCGTTCCACGCGCAGCATCGATGTGACACGCAGCGGCTCCTATGCGGTGTCGGTGCGCAGCGCCGAGGGCTGCACCGCCGATGCCGCGCCCGTGTCCGTGACCTTCTCTCCCGTGCCGCGAGCGCTCGTAACTCCGCGCGGTCCTGTGCAGATCTGCGAAGGTGAGACGGCGGTGCTGGATGCGGGTACGGGTTTCACCGCATACAGGTGGTCGAATGGAGCTGTCACGCGGACGGTGGCTGTCCGCGCAAACGCGGTGCTGGCGGTGACAGTCGCAAATGCCGCCGGCTGCGAGGCAGTGTCGGATTCGGTGGTGGTACGTGTGTTGCCGATGCCTGTGGTGTCGATAGAGCGCCGCAGCGACACGCTGATCGGATCGGTGGCCGATGCGTATCAGTGGCAACGCAATGGCGCGCAGATACGCGGAGCGGTGAATCGCGAGTTCATCGCGCGCGCGCCCGGGACGTACTCGATTCGTGTGTCGAACAAGGCGGGTTGCGCCGTGGAATCGCGTCCAGTGGAGGTCGTGTTCGGTTCGGCCGTTGCAACAGTGACGGGTGGAACCGTGCGCAAAGGCGACACGGCCGCGCTTGTCCTGCGTCTGATGTCGGAGAAGAATCTCGCCGCGAGCGGTGTGACGGGATTCGAGGCCGCGATCCGCGTGAAAAAAAAAGTGTGTGAACCCCTCGATCCTTCGACGGTGCTCGGCACCGAGTCCCGCGATCTTGTAATGCGCGTGCAGGGCGCCTGGCGGCCCGGCGACCGCGTGCTCGCTTCGATCCCCGTCCACATTGTCGCGGAAAGGGCGGGGCCGCAGCGTCTCGAAATAGAATCGTTCCGGTGGACGGGCGGACCCGCCACGGCCGAGACACGTGACGGGGTATTGCGTATTCGCTAGCATCGGCAAGCGAAATTGGCTAGTTTCTCGTAGCAACGATCCACAATCTCCGGCAATGAAAACGATGCTTGCGCGACGATATTCCGTACTCCTGAGTCTGTTTTTCTTCGCAGCCCTGAATGGCGCTCAGGGCGCTCCCACGGGCCATGAGCATGCGGCTGCGGGCGCGAGGTCCGTCGCCCCGACCACACATCTGCAGGGCGTCTTTTTGCAGAACCGCGGGCGCATCGTCGACAGCGAGGGTCGTCGCCGCGACGACATTCTGTACGAGACCGATCTCGGCGCCTTGCATGCCTACTTCTTCCGCGATGCGGTCAGTTATGTCATCTCAGAACCTGTCGCGGGGAGTGCGCAGTCGCACGCGGGGGAAGACCATTCCTGCGCCATTGAGCCCCGCCGCCAGCGCTTTCGCAGTTATCGTGTGGATGTGGTGTTCGAAGGCGCGCGCGCGGCCGCAGTGATCGAGTCCGACGGCGCAACCCTCACGTACCACGGCATTCAGGAAGGCGTCGATCTTCGCTTCACGCTCGATGCGGGACGGTTGAAATACGAGTTCATCGCAGGTCCAGGAACAAATGCCGGACGTATCGCGCTGCGCTATATCGGAGCCGAGGGGCTCGCGCTGCTGCAGGGAGGCGATCTGCGCATCAACACGCCGCTCGGTGCCATCACCGAACGCGCACCCTTTGTGTACCAGGATGCGGTGTCGTACCCACCGACCCTCGCCACGGGCTCAGGCGCGCGCGACGTGGTTCCCTCGGCGTATGTGCTCGAAGGCGACCGCCTCTCGTTCCGCCTCGGAGCGTACGACACCGCGCGGCCGCTGATATTGGACCCGTTTGTTGAATGGTCCACCTACTACGGGGGCAACTGGACCGACTTCGGAACGTCCACGGCCATCGACCAGGCGGGCAATGTCTACCTCGTGGGATGGACCGAAAGTTCGAACTTCCCCGCGACGCCCGGGTCCATTCAGGAACGCAGTGCGGGGAAGGCCGAGGCCTTCATCGCGAAGTTCGCCCCCGACGGCGCGCGGTTGTGGACGACACATTACGGCGGTGCGGACGACGACCTCGCGATGGGTGTGGCGGTGGCGCCGAACGGCGACGTGGCCGTTGCCGGCTATACGCTCAGTTCGGATTTCCCCGTGACACGCGGCGCGTTCCAGGAAACAAAAAAACCCGATGCGGACGGATTCATCGCAGTGTTCCGTCCCGACGGGACCATCCGCTGGTGCACGTATTTCGGAGGATCCAACTTCGAGGAAATCGACGCGGTGGCGATCGATGGCGCGGGTGCTGTGTTCGTCACGGGACGCACGATCAGCGGCGACCTGCCCGTATCGTTCCCGACGTACCAATTCACAAAATCGGGCGATCACGATCTGTTTATCGCAAAATTCCGCGCGGACGGATCGCGTGCCTGGGCCACGTATTACGGCGGCGTGAAGGAGGACTGGGGGCACGACATCTCGGTCGACGGCGCGGGAAACGTGATCGTGTGCGGCCATTCTGAAAGCCCCGATTTCCCTGTCACAGCCGGCGCGTTTCAATCCGCCTTCGAAGGCGAACGCGACTGCATCCTGCTCAAATTTTCTTCGACGGGCAGCCGCATCTTCTCCACGCTCATCGGCGGTTGGTACTTCGACGACGCATACTCCGTCGCCGCGGCCGGCGACGGCAGCATCGCCCTCTGCGGCACAGTCGCGAGCAATAATTTTCCGAACAGCGCCGGCGCGTTTCAACTCGTCAAGCGCGGAACGTGGGACGCGTTTATCGGTCGTTTTATGCCCGACGGCACGCGGCACTGGCTCACACTCTACGGCGGCGGCAACGACGGCACACTCAGCGATGAGGAGGCCGCCAACGGTATCGCCGTGTATCCGAGTGGCAACATCATCGTGACAGGCCGGACCCGCAGTCTCGATTTTCCCGTGACAGGGGATGCGGCACAGGCCGCGCGCGCAGGCAAACTCGATGCGTTTGTTGTCAAGATGCGGCGCGACGGCTCGCGCATCTGGGCAAGCTACTTCGGCGGCACCGACGACGAAAGCGAGGTCTCGAGTCGCGGACTCGCAGCGATCGCGGCCGACTGGCGCGGCACGGCCGTCATCACGGGCTGGACCAACAGCACCGATTTTCCTGTCACGTCCGGAGCAGCCCAGCGCACAAAGGGCACGGGCTGGGATGCCTTCCTCGTGAAATTCGGCTGCACGGTCGCACCACCACCGGCGATTGCAGTGAACGGCCCCACGTCGTTCTGCGAAGGCGATTCGACCGTGCTCGACGCGGGTCCGGATTACAGTTTCTACCACTGGTCCACGGGTGATTCCACGCGCAGCATCACCGTGCGCGCGAGCGGAGTGTACACCGTCGACGTCGTCGACTCGAACGATTGCGGCGGGACGTCGTCGCCCGTGACGATCACGGTCTTTGTGCGACCGCGCCCGTCGATAACGGCATCCGGCCCGACCATCTTCTGCGTCGGCGACAGCGTGCGTCTCGACGCGGGCGGCGGCTACGTCCGTTACACCTGGTCCACCGGCGACACAACGCAAACCGTCACATTAAAGGCATCGGCGGGCGTGACAGTGACCGTCACGGACAACAACGGCTGCACGGGTACCTCGTCACAGGTCGATGTTGTGGTGAATCCTCGTCCGACCGCGGCGATCACTGCGTCGGGTCCGACCAGCTTTTGTGAGGGCGGCAGCGTGGATCTGGACGCGGGCGCGGGTTTTGTCTCGTACGCGTGGAGCAGTGGCGAAACCGTGCAGCGTATCACCGTGACGCGCAGCGGCAGCTATAGTGTGCGCGTGCGCAATGTATCAGGATGTGACGATTCGACCTCGGTGTTCGTGCGTGTGTTTCCGCTTCCGGCTCCGGTGATCACGGCGCTCGGCCCCACCACGTTCTGCGACGGCGACAGCGTCGTGCTCGATGCGGGTGCGGGATTCAGATCGTATCTCTGGTCCGGCGGCGATCGCACGCGGAGCATTGTCGTGAAACGCGGCGGCACATACGCGGTGACTGTCACCGATTCGAACACATGCACCGCGACCTCCGCGGGCGTCACTGTCGTTGTGAATCCGCTTCCTACCCCCGCGGTGACGGTGACGGGCGACACGGTATTCTGCGAGGGCGGCAGCGTGCAGCTCGATGCCGGAGCCGGCTACGTCCTCTACAAGTGGTCTTCCGGCGAATCCAGCCGGAGCATCACCGTGACACGCAGCGGCTCGTACAGCGTGTTGGTGGGTCTTGCCACGGGATGTTCGGCCGTGTCGCGCGTAGTGACGGTGACGGTGTTTCCGAATCCGCGTCCGGTGATCACCGCAAACGGACCGCTCGTGTTCTGTGACGGCGACAGCGTCACGCTCTCGGGACCTCCGGGATTCGTACGATACGCATGGTCGGGCGGCGAAAGCACCCGGTCGATCGTCGTCAAGCGCAGCGGCAGTTACGCGCTCACGGTCACCGATACAAACGGATGCATCGGCAGCGCTACCACGGTGGACGTGGTGGTGAATCCGTTGCCCGCCGAGCCTCTCATTACACAGGATCGCGACACCCTCTTTTCGACACCCGAGGTCGGGTATCAGTGGCTGCTCAACGGTGTGCCGCTGCCGGGCGAGACAGGACGTTTCCTGCTCATCCCGCGTTCCGGAACCTACACGGTTCGTGTGACCAACCAGTTCGGCTGTTCGGCGCTCTCGGCGCCGCGGCCGGTGCGGATCGCGCTGGCGACGGTGACCGTGCCCGTCTTGCGGGCCGCTCCGGGCGAGCGTGTGTCCGTGCCCGTGACGCTGACGTTTTCGGAGGATCTTCTCACCGCGGGAGCAGGATCGTTCACAGCCCGCCTCAGGTTCAACAACGAAATTCTCGAGCCCGTCGCGGGCAGCGCGGTGTTTTCGCAGCAGGGAACGGATCGCATCGTCGACATTTCCGGACCGCTTCGTGACACGATAGGTGTGCTCGCAACCTTCGAATGTACGGCCATGCTCGGCCGTGTCGACAGGGTCCCCATCACGCTCGAGCGCTTCAATTGGGACGCCGGTGCGGTGCGCACGACCATGGTTTCAGGCGAGTTCCAGATCATCGCCTGTCTCGAGGGTGGTGTGCGTCTTTTCGACGGCAGTGTGCCTGCGACTCTGGCGCAGAACCGGCCTAATCCTTTTAACGCGACAACCACGATCGACTATGCCGTCGTGGAGGCGGGACCCGTGCGCCTCGAGGTGATCGACATGCTCGGCCGATGTGTCGCGATACTTGAGGACGGACACAAACAACCGGGCGCCTACCGCGTTGTCTTCGACGCGGGTGCGTTGCCGTCCGGACTGTATCACGCCGTGCTGCAGACGCCGTCCATGACGCTGCTGCGCGCCATGTCCCTCGTCAAGTAACACGGGAGACGGCGCGATGCACCCCATCGCGTGCAGACCGCGGGCAGCGCCTGCGACAATCCGACGCGGGCATGCGGGACGGACTATCACGTGGCTCGTTCTCCGCATGGTCTGTGCCGCCTGCTGCCTCGTCACGGCGCGAGCGGCGCCGGATATACACACGGGACCACTGGAACCGGGACGTTACCATGGTGTACTCGCCGCCCCCGTTTTTGTCGAGACGCCGGGAACTGTGCGCGACAGCCGCGGCACGGCACGGCACGATATCCGCTATGTGCTGCGCGCGAAGGGACTGGATGTGTTTTTCCGCGACGACGGGATCAGTTATGTGTTCCGGCGGAATCACGGGACGGTACTCCCAGGCGTGAGTGATGCCGGCCGGGGACGTGAAGACCTGGTCTCGTATTATCGGATTGATCTGTCCTTTATTGGCGCATCGCGGCACGCACGGCTCGAGCCGTCGGACGCGGAGACCTCTGCAGTGCACCGGTATTCGGTCGCGGGCCCGTCCCGGATCGTACACGCATACGGGCGTTTGACGTATCACGATGTATATCCAGGCATCGATCTCGTGTTCACGGCGCGCGACGAGGGTGTCAAATACGATCTTGTTGCCAGGCCTGGCGCCGATACGCGCGCGGTGCGATTCGGCTACGACGGCCTTGACAGCGTGCGGCTGCGCCCCGACGGTGCGCTGGAACTGCGGTCGCCTCTGGGCACTATCGTGGAAGAAGCGCCCGTTGCCTGGACGACGGCCGTGGATGCGCCCGATCCTCGCTGTGCCGCGGGCGAACACGTCGCAGCGTATTATGTTGTCGAAGGCAACACCGTCTCGTTCGCACCCGCCGCGTATGATTCGTCCCACGTGCTCGTGATCGATCCGGGCATTGTGTGGTCTACGTTTTACGGCGGCAGCGGGGAAGACTGGGCGTACGGCGTGGCGATCGATGCGCAGCAGAATATTTTTGTGACCGGCCGCACCGCGAGCATCGACTTTCCCGTGGCGGCGGGGTATCAGCCCGCTTCAGCGGGAAACTTCGACGCGTTTCTCGTCAAGCTCGACGGCGCCGGTCAGCGGATCTGGGCCACGTATTTCGGAGGCAGCGACCTCGACTACGCCTACGATGTGGCCGTGGATGCCGCGGGACGTCCGAGCATCGTCGGCTGGACGCGCAGCGACGATCTGCCTGTCGCCTCCGCGGCGCAGCCTGCGCGCGGCGGCGATTTCGACGCCTTCACGGCCTCCTTCACCCCAGAAGGTGCCCTGCGCTGGAGCACCTACTCGGGCGGTACGCTCGAGGAGCGCGGGCTCTCGATCGCCTGCGATGCGGGACACAATGTCGTTATCGCCGGCTCGACGTTCAGCAGCGACTTCCCCGTGCTCAACGCGCAACAGCCGAACAATGCAGGATTTTCGGATGCTTTTCTCGTAAAATATGACACGCTCGGCACGCGGCGCTGGGCGCGCTACCTCGGCGGTTCAGCCGCGGAGGAGGCCTGGGGCGTTGCCGCCTCGCAGGCGGGTATCGCAGTGGCCGGACGTACCGCAAGCACGGATTTCCCCGCTGCCTCGGCGCAGCAGGCGCTGTTCGGCGGAGCTTCCGATGCTTTTATCGCGGTGCTGGATACTGCAGGCGCGCGGCTGTGGGCGACATATCAGGGTGGTGATGAAGAGGATGCCGCGCAGGCGGTTGCCATTGATGCTGCGGGCCGCGTGCTCGTGGCGGGCACAACG from Ignavibacteriota bacterium includes the following:
- a CDS encoding SBBP repeat-containing protein; the encoded protein is MKTMLARRYSVLLSLFFFAALNGAQGAPTGHEHAAAGARSVAPTTHLQGVFLQNRGRIVDSEGRRRDDILYETDLGALHAYFFRDAVSYVISEPVAGSAQSHAGEDHSCAIEPRRQRFRSYRVDVVFEGARAAAVIESDGATLTYHGIQEGVDLRFTLDAGRLKYEFIAGPGTNAGRIALRYIGAEGLALLQGGDLRINTPLGAITERAPFVYQDAVSYPPTLATGSGARDVVPSAYVLEGDRLSFRLGAYDTARPLILDPFVEWSTYYGGNWTDFGTSTAIDQAGNVYLVGWTESSNFPATPGSIQERSAGKAEAFIAKFAPDGARLWTTHYGGADDDLAMGVAVAPNGDVAVAGYTLSSDFPVTRGAFQETKKPDADGFIAVFRPDGTIRWCTYFGGSNFEEIDAVAIDGAGAVFVTGRTISGDLPVSFPTYQFTKSGDHDLFIAKFRADGSRAWATYYGGVKEDWGHDISVDGAGNVIVCGHSESPDFPVTAGAFQSAFEGERDCILLKFSSTGSRIFSTLIGGWYFDDAYSVAAAGDGSIALCGTVASNNFPNSAGAFQLVKRGTWDAFIGRFMPDGTRHWLTLYGGGNDGTLSDEEAANGIAVYPSGNIIVTGRTRSLDFPVTGDAAQAARAGKLDAFVVKMRRDGSRIWASYFGGTDDESEVSSRGLAAIAADWRGTAVITGWTNSTDFPVTSGAAQRTKGTGWDAFLVKFGCTVAPPPAIAVNGPTSFCEGDSTVLDAGPDYSFYHWSTGDSTRSITVRASGVYTVDVVDSNDCGGTSSPVTITVFVRPRPSITASGPTIFCVGDSVRLDAGGGYVRYTWSTGDTTQTVTLKASAGVTVTVTDNNGCTGTSSQVDVVVNPRPTAAITASGPTSFCEGGSVDLDAGAGFVSYAWSSGETVQRITVTRSGSYSVRVRNVSGCDDSTSVFVRVFPLPAPVITALGPTTFCDGDSVVLDAGAGFRSYLWSGGDRTRSIVVKRGGTYAVTVTDSNTCTATSAGVTVVVNPLPTPAVTVTGDTVFCEGGSVQLDAGAGYVLYKWSSGESSRSITVTRSGSYSVLVGLATGCSAVSRVVTVTVFPNPRPVITANGPLVFCDGDSVTLSGPPGFVRYAWSGGESTRSIVVKRSGSYALTVTDTNGCIGSATTVDVVVNPLPAEPLITQDRDTLFSTPEVGYQWLLNGVPLPGETGRFLLIPRSGTYTVRVTNQFGCSALSAPRPVRIALATVTVPVLRAAPGERVSVPVTLTFSEDLLTAGAGSFTARLRFNNEILEPVAGSAVFSQQGTDRIVDISGPLRDTIGVLATFECTAMLGRVDRVPITLERFNWDAGAVRTTMVSGEFQIIACLEGGVRLFDGSVPATLAQNRPNPFNATTTIDYAVVEAGPVRLEVIDMLGRCVAILEDGHKQPGAYRVVFDAGALPSGLYHAVLQTPSMTLLRAMSLVK